Proteins from one Setaria italica strain Yugu1 chromosome V, Setaria_italica_v2.0, whole genome shotgun sequence genomic window:
- the LOC101763540 gene encoding LOW QUALITY PROTEIN: mediator of RNA polymerase II transcription subunit 15-like (The sequence of the model RefSeq protein was modified relative to this genomic sequence to represent the inferred CDS: inserted 1 base in 1 codon): MVNITLPRGTPRARPAPPPVIFDSPGPRERETAVLVGSQDERANRTFVGVYAQPLLHQHHHQQLQQNQQQDGGFYPKDAVMAAVEECMRKQADALLHSLDGIGGRLSQLELYCYKLERSIGELRSDVMDYHGESTANFRCIDKNLRQVHKSVQILQDRQDLAETPNELSKLQIAHEAPSHKSEATGFSMLAPRESDHSTQVPKHEVALLPIHQVNGMQSPAVQVQSSNGFVLQHLVPVSLSAQHDQQQLNQAPVYYVQSQDHAKSTESKTAEPLVQVVQPLVQNPEARVAVELPQKSSHATELYPQPQNHRPQMPTQQVDSHAWHSQQHMVQQQQYIIQHVSRQMAQQQSSSPQSQSAPQVTPLYPSYCSQKPANANSEPISRSVAVQPPYSSPQQKHHEVAHSFYGQGNTILLPVADHNIQQQQPQSLQPHSQGPCPQPSQPSHCSVASYAVQGNGQTYSXTYKNPSNCPATVVAILPQPQATAPMAFHHLGPQAVHNHQFGNMVETASVVGYPRDQVEILPVVTAAQPAMVDKLNAGSNVTSPREWSA; the protein is encoded by the exons ATGGTAAATATCACTTTACCGCGAGGTacgccccgcgcccgccccgccccgccccccgTGATTTTCGATTCCCCCGGTCCCCGAGAGCGAGAGACGGCTGTTTTGGTTGGCTCGCAGGACGAACGGGCGAACAGGACCTTCGTTGGCGTCTACGCGCAGCCGCTGctgcaccagcaccaccaccagcagctgcagcagaacCAGCAGCAGGACGGAGGGTTCTACCCCAAGGACGCCGTCATGGCGGCCGTCGAGGAGTGCATGCGGAAGCAGGCCGACGCGCTGCTCCACTCGCTCGACGGCATCGGGGGCCGCCTCTCGCAGCTCGAGCTCTACTGCTACAAGCTCGAGAGGTCCATCGGGGAGCTCCGCAGCGACGTCATGGACTACCACGGCGAGAGCACCGCCAACTTCAGGTGCATCGACAAGAATCTCAGACAG GTCCACAAATCTGTGCAGATCCTTCAGGACAGGCAAGATTTAGCTGAGACTCCGAACGAACTAAGCAAACTTCAAATAGCGCATGAGGCGCCTTCTCACAAGAGTGAAGCCACTGGTTTTTCCATGCTTGCGCCAAGGGAAAGCGACCACAGCACGCAAGTTCCGAAGCATGAGGTTGCCCTTTTGCCGATTCACCAAGTTAATGGGATGCAATCACCTGCTGTCCAGGTCCAAAGCAGCAACGGGTTTGTTCTGCAGCACTTGGTGCCGGTCTCTTTGAGCGCACAGCATGATCAGCAGCAGCTGAACCAAGCTCCTGTGTACTATGTGCAAAGCCAGGATCATGCCAAATCCACCGAGAGCAAGACGGCGGAACCTTTGGTTCAAGTTGTGCAGCCACTTGTCCAGAACCCTGAAGCCAGGGTTGCGGTTGAGCTACCTCAAAAATCTAGTCACGCAACTGAGTTGTACCCTCAACCACAGAATCACAGGCCCCAGATGCCTACCCAGCAGGTTGATTCGCACGCATGGCATTCCCAACAGCACATGGTGCAACAGCAGCAATACATTATCCAGCATGTTTCGCGACAGATGGCTCAACAACAATCGTCATCTCCTCAGTCGCAGAGTGCTCCTCAAGTCACACCCTTGTATCCTTCATACTGTTCCCAGAAGCCTGCCAATGCTAACTCTGAGCCAATTTCAAGAAGTGTGGCTGTGCAGCCTCCATACTCTTCGCCGCAGCAGAAGCATCATGAAGTTGCTCATTCATTTTATGGCCAAGGCAACACAATTTTGCTTCCAGTGGCTGATCATAatatccagcagcagcagccacagtCACTGCAGCCACACAGCCAGGGCCCCTGTCCTCAACCAAGCCAGCCCAGCCATTGTAGTGTTGCATCTTATGCTGTTCAAGGAAATGGGCAGACCTATA TCACGTACAAGAACCCTTCTAACTGCCCTGCAACTGTTGTTGCTATTCTGCCTCAGCCTCAAGCTACTGCTCCGATGGCGTTTCATCACTTGGGACCGCAAGCCGTGCACAATCATCAGTTTGGAAATATGGTTGAAACAGCCAGTGTAGTAGGGTATCCACGGGATCAAGTCGAGATACTTCCGGTGGTGACAGCAGCCCAACCTGCCATGGTTGATAAGCTTAATGCTGGCAGCAATGTAACATCCCCACGTGAATGGTCAGCATAG
- the LOC101763137 gene encoding non-canonical poly(A) RNA polymerase PAPD5, protein MACDAKNAGPTRKRKKGKRAVPSSPAPPRQQAAATVAPAAMEAEADATTTTNYVYDALPGLTLDFSPEEDLDNDGAEPRSALAAAGQDEDDATATYAVFRNEITAAGDALLDIPAADFFSLDVSASVSVEAEAEAASPRAPVPAAAAATPSSSRAAEEQPAQGSERAWFRGGRRFRSPMLQLHKEIIDFCDFISPSTEEQSSRTAAVQAVSDVVKHIWPQCKVEVFGSFRTGLYLPTSDIDVVIFDSRVKTPQVGLYALAKALSQKGVAKKIQVIAKARVPIVKFVETKSGIAFDISFDVDGGPQAADFIKDAVKKLPALRPLCMILKVFLHQRELNEVYSGGIGSYALLTMLITHLQLIWGGKDILGYRQAKEHNLGILLVKFFDFYGRKLNHYDVGISCNSAKTFFLKIDKDFMNLDRPHLLSIQDPMAPDNDIGKNSFNYFKVKSAFSKAYSLLTDANLITNLGPKKSILGTIVRPDSILLDRKGWNNEDQLPDMLTEPWEPVTRQFDSENDVVYNWHVIDEDEPLPRNSQSTSEDTSSSPSKKRKSSKSKQKSRKKSKADVTGSSNAANGFREDRASKREAGSSKRRKGPREYDRFTNTLPQYTHVSRW, encoded by the exons ATGGCTTGCGACGCGAAGAACGCGGGGCCTACCCGGAAGCGGAAGAAGGGCAAACGAGCCgtcccctcctcccccgcgccgccgagACAACAAGCGGCCGCCACCGTAGCCCCAGCCGCCATGGAGGCCGAAGCGGACGCCACCACTACGACGAACTACGTCTACGACGCCCTCCCGGGGCTGACCCTGGACTTCTCGCCGGAGGAGGACCTCGACAACGATGGCGCCGAGCCCCGCtcggccctcgccgccgcggggcagGACGAGGATGATGCGACCGCGACCTACGCCGTCTTCCGCAACGAGATAACTGCGGCTGGGGACGCGCTGCTGGACATTCCCGCTGCGGACTTCTTCTCGCTCGACGTCTCCGCCTCTGTCTCcgtcgaggccgaggccgaggcggccTCTCCGCGGGCCCCGGtgcctgcggctgcggcggcgacgccctCGAGCTCCCGCGCTGCGGAGGAGCAGCCTGCGCAGGGGTCGGAGCGCGCGTGGTTCAGGGGAGGGAGGCGGTTCAGGAGCCCCATGCTGCAGCTACACAAGG AGATTATCGACTTCTGCGATTTTATCTCACCTTCTACTGAAGAGCAATCTTCACGGACAGCTGCTGTGCAAGCTGTCTCCGATGTTGTCAAACATATATGGCCCCAGTGCAAG GTTGAAGTCTTTGGATCTTTCAGAACAGGGCTCTATCTACCAACAAGTGATATCGAT GTTGTAATATTTGATTCCAGAGTTAAGACTCCTCAAGTTGGCCTATATGCTCTTGCTAAAGCATTGTCTCAGAAAGGTGTTGCTAAAAAGATACAG GTAATAGCAAAGGCACGTGTGCCAATCGTGAAGTTTGTGGAAACAAAGAGTGGAATAGCTTTTGATATCAG CTTCGATGTGGATGGTGGGCCACAAGCTGCAGACTTCATCAAG GATGCTGTGAAGAAGTTGCCTGCTTTAAGACCTCTATGTATGATTCTGAAGGTTTTTCTGCATCAAAGAGAGCTTAATGAG GTCTATTCAGGTGGAATTGGGTCATATGCTCTTCTCACGATGCTGATCACGCATCTACAG TTGATCTGGGGTGGGAAAGATATTCTGGGGTATCGTCAGGCCAAGGAACACAATTTGGGAATTCTTTTG GTCAAGTTTTTTGATTTTTATGGGCGCAAGTTGAACCATTATGATGTCGGAATATCTTGCAACTCTGCAAAGACATTCTTCTTGAAAATTGATAAAGA CTTTATGAATCTTGATCGGCCCCATCTTTTATCTATTCAGGATCCCATG GCACCAGATAATGATATTGGAAAGAATTCATTTAACTACTTCAAG GTGAAGTCAGCATTTTCGAAGGCATACTCTTTGTTAACTGATGCAAACTTGATTACAAACTTGGGACCTAAGAAGAGCATTCTGGGTACCATTGTCAGACCAGATTCGATTCTCCTTGACCGAAAAGGCTGGAACAACGAAGATCAATTGCCTGACATGTTAACGGAACCCTGGGAACCGGTAACCCGGCAGTTTGATAGTGAGAACGATGTAGTGTACAATTGGCATGTGATAGACGAGGATGAACCATTGCCCAGAAATAGTCAATCCACATCGGAGGACACTAGCTCTTCCCCATCTAAAAAAAGGAAGTCCTCCAAATCAAAACAGAAATCACGAAAGAAGTCGAAGGCTGATGTCACAGGCAGTAGTAATGCTGCAAATGGGTTCAGAGAGGATAGAGCATCCAAGCGGGAAGCAGGAAGTAGCAAAAGGAGGAAGGGGCCAAGGGAGTACGACAGATTTACAAATACACTCCCACAATACACGCACGTTAGTAggtggtaa